A DNA window from Coffea arabica cultivar ET-39 chromosome 6c, Coffea Arabica ET-39 HiFi, whole genome shotgun sequence contains the following coding sequences:
- the LOC113692112 gene encoding glutamate receptor 2.2-like translates to MIRIQGFVSVACFLFYLAWKMGAAAAAGDGSNGTVAPTHYSVRIGAVLDSNSFMGAMIDVCISMARWDFYATHADYRTRLDIHRKYAHNDFDMTSAVLELIKNEEVHSILGPQTWTEGKLVPELGGKAHVPVISFTDRGGSLSYTPSPYFIRPAPNDLDQAKAFASICQGFEWHEAVVLYQDTNYATRFLSMLNKAFQDADIRLAHVVAISTLAEDRHIMNELKKLKKMQTRVFLVHMNAVLGSRLFILAKKADMMSEGYAWLVTHSLGNSLNSIDSAAIECMEGVLGLRAHVPKTKNLDNFRNRWKKNMLLMKPDSTGRELNVYGLWAYDTVWALAMAVENIGPVNPDFLDINNSKSGSDMFGVQISQIGPKLVRELQNITFQGLTGEFYLIDGQPKASSWEIFNVFETGDKTIGYWTSDQGIMPKFSSSTRQSYSTSIKELKTIIWPGDSVKQPKGVAIQKLRVGVPKKYGFTQFVNVPDNLHTNQTKITGYSLDIFHAVMAQLNFSVDYYEIIPFTNESGFSNGTYNDLLHNVGKAFDIAVGDITILADRAGYVDFTLPYSESGTVLVVKNKKGKDMWSFVKPFRWDLWLTIISTCIFIGIVLRLLEHRENEKSDSAGTNNQKFEFLFWFPISILAFPEKNMVASHWSRFVLVVWLLMAYIMMQSYTANLSAIFTVDQLDFRFSNDYYIGIQKGSFTKDFLVDRLHVNESKIKEYSTIKEYHYAMNKGSENGGIDAIFDEIPYMKLFLDQYDSDYKIVGTTFRTDGFGFAFPLKSPLVVNFSRAILSVTEDENMSAIEQRNFGPKYSPFNQSDSVNKQSPSLTAFDFGGLFILVASALLFALFCSETSVGQKLTERVRYYHHRCSVFLSFRGNEPKVNSTVNPDRSGDSSSEKEKGPDVSDRLNLDDSSGPGTPARESEQGNADISAKDGQANESESEQKDIAVSARQISS, encoded by the exons TCCTTGAACTGATAAAGAATGAAGAAGTGCATAGTATTCTAGGGCCTCAAACATGGACAGAAGGTAAATTAGTACCGGAACTTGGAGGGAAAGCTCATGTCCCTGTAATATCCTTTACTGATAGAGGCGGTTCTCTTTCCTATACACCAAGCCCTTACTTCATTCGACCTGCACCAAATGACTTAGACCAAGCAAAAGCTTTTGCTTCCATCTGCCAAGGATTTGAATGGCATGAAGCAGTCGTTTTGTATCAAGATACTAATTATGCTACTCGGTTTCTGTCTATGCTGAATAAAGCATTCCAAGATGCTGATATCCGGCTTGCACACGTGGTTGCCATCTCAACATTAGCTGAAGACCGTCACATCATGAACGAActgaaaaaattgaagaaaatgcaaacTAGGGTCTTCTTAGTGCATATGAATGCCGTACTTGGGTCTAGGCTATTTATTCTTGCCAAAAAGGCTGACATGATGAGTGAAGGATATGCCTGGCTTGTCACTCATAGCTTGGGCAACTCCTTGAACTCTATAGATTCTGCCGCCATTGAATGCATGGAAGGTGTTTTAGGTCTAAGGGCTCATGTACCTAAGACAAAGAATCTAGACAATTTCAGAAACAGGTGGAAAAAGAATATGCTTCTGATGAAACCTGACAGTACAGGGAGAGAGCTAAATGTGTATGGTTTGTGGGCATATGATACAGTTTGGGCACTGGCAATGGCAGTAGAAAATATTGGACCAGTAAACCCTGACTTCTTGGATATCAACAACAGCAAGAGTGGAAGTGACATGTTCGGTGTACAAATCTCTCAAATTGGCCCAAAACTTGTAAGAGAACTCCAGAATATAACATTTCAAGGCTTGACTGGGGAGTTCTACTTAATTGATGGGCAGCCGAAGGCTTCATCCTGGGAGATATTCAATGTGTTTGAAACAGGGGATAAAACGATTGGTTACTGGACATCTGATCAAGGAATTATGCCAAAATTTTCTTCGAGCACTAGACAATCATATTCAACTTCCATAAAGGAACTAAAGACCATTATATGGCCTGGAGATTCAGTAAAACAGCCAAAAGGAGTGGCTATTCAGAAATTAAGAGTAGGGGTCCCCAAGAAATATGGTTTCACTCAATTTGTCAATGTTCCAGACAATCTTCACACAAACCAGACTAAGATCACTGGTTATTCACTAGATATATTCCACGCTGTAATGGCGCAGCTGAATTTTAGTGTTGATTATTATGAGATCATCCCTTTTACAAATGAAAGTGGATTCAGTAATGGAACTTACAATGATCTTCTTCACAATGTAGGCAAG GCTTTTGATATAGCTGTGGGAGACATAACGATTTTGGCTGACCGAGCAGGATATGTTGACTTTACATTGCCATACTCTGAATCAGGAACTGTTTTggtggtaaaaaataaaaaggggaaaGACATGTGGAGTTTTGTAAAACCTTTTAGGTGGGATCTTTGGCTGACAATTATCAGTACCTGCATTTTCATTGGGATAGTCCTCAGGCTTTTGGAGCATAGAGAAAATGAGAAGTCTGATTCTGCTGGAACAAATAATCAGAAATTTGAATTTCTCTTTTGGTTTCCAATTTCTATTCTTGCTTTCCCTGAAA AAAACATGGTTGCCAGCCACTGGTCGAGGTTTGTGTTGGTAGTGTGGTTGTTAATGGCTTATATCATGATGCAGAGCTACACCGCAAATCTATCAGCAATTTTCACAGTAGATCAGCTAGATTTCAGATTTTCAAATGACTATTACATTGGCATCCAAAAAGGTAGCTTTACAAAAGATTTCTTGGTAGATCGTCTCCATGTTAATGAGTCAAAGATCAAGGAATACTCAACTATTAAGGAATATCATTATGCCATGAATAAGGGGAGCGAAAATGGAGGAATTGATGCCATCTTTGATGAAATCCCTTATATGAAGCTGTTTCTTGATCAATACGACTCCGACTATAAAATAGTTGGCACTACATTCAGGACAGATGGATTTGGCTTT GCATTCCCTTTGAAGTCTCCACTAGTTGTTAACTTCTCAAGAGCAATCCTATCTGTGACAGAAGATGAAAATATGAGTGCAATTGAGCAAAGGAATTTTGGACCTAAGTATTCCCCTTTTAATCAAAGTGATTCAGTCAACAAGCAAAGCCCCAGTTTAACAGCTTTTGATTTTGGAGGACTTTTTATTCTAGTAGCCTCAGCTCTGTTATTTGCATTGTTCTGCTCTGAGACCTCAGTTGGTCAAAAGCTGACTGAAAGGGTCAGGTACTATCACCACAGATGTTCCGTTTTCCTATCATTCAGGGGGAACGAACCAAAAGTTAACTCGACAGTCAATCCTGATCGTAGTGGAGATTCATccagtgaaaaagaaaaagggcctgATGTCTCTGATAGGCTAAATTTAGATGATTCGTCTGGACCAGGCACACCTGCCCGTGAATCTGAGCAAGGAAATGCGGACATTTCAGCTAAAGATGGTCAAGCAAATGAATCTGAGTCTGAGCAAAAAGACATTGCTGTTTCTGCAAGACAGATCAGTTCATGA
- the LOC113692944 gene encoding glutamate receptor 2.7-like: MEMSDSAGEPKFLDLSYIKKDKEKENLLCIKIDSRNDTDETGLSSTHSSIRIGVVLDLDSPMGAMLDLCLSMAHSDFYSVHSNYQTRLSLHRKNAKGQFGVGSAGGTSSFSLNFELLPAVESFRTQLMDVMSQIGLFSSKTGDEVQKQQIVLELLKNEEVHGVLGRESLTESAFVAELGARAHVPVISFTAESQGFSHTKSSYFVRMSPDDLYQIKGLAAICQQFGWHNIVVIYEDSRHGNVFMSKLNKEFQEVDIRVGYSSAVSTSADDVYITKGLNKLMTMQTRVFLVHMNTLLGCRLFHLARKAGMMTEGYAWLITDSFSNFLNSEDSSSLEVWALAMAIEKLLPVSSDLLQLSHGENEREISNLGISKIGQKLLTELSHTKFTGLSGKFELVDGELKPLAFEIFNVIGTGDRTVGYWTPSRGISKILGSISAKELKVIMWPGDTLVPPRGWAIPSNGKLKVGVPKKEGFTEFVKVQVDPLTNQPQLLPFKLDYEFVPFMNASGHRNGSYADLLHRILDQSYDFVVGDITILADRAAYVDFTLPYTESGVVMVVKNKMSIDMWIFLKPLRWDLWLAIIVACIFIEVVPRLMERERNSTDAGSSMPRGQQVGLFVFPIAALAFPERNMVSNNWSRFVLVVWLFVAFILMQSYTAKLSSIFTVDQLEFSFSEEYYVGHQHGSFTRDFLINELHLNESKLRSYTRFEDYHDAMSRGSRKGGIDAIVGETPYMKLFLNRYGSEYRMAFPIGSPLVSYFSRAILDITQGPNMTTIEQKNLGPGYPSDSVDRDDPNLTAYNFGGLFIIICSAAIFSLFCSETSVGQRFTTTASHYGQRCCCSFPIFRGKESSVHSVSDTDASGESSSEEANEIQESKTNTSDRPEEVEVLESSSEDVSAGEVGSS, translated from the exons ATGGAGATGTCGGATTCTGCAGGAGAACCTAAGTTCTTGGATCTGTCTTATATAAAGAAGGACAAGGAGAAGGAGAATCTTCTATGTATCAAGA TTGATTCGAGAAATGATACGGATGAAACTGGACTGTCATCAACTCATTCTTCCATCCGCATTGGTGTAGTTCTTGATTTGGATTCACCCATGGGAGCCATGTTAGACTTGTGCTTGTCTATGGCACATTCAGACTTCTATTCAGTTCATTCAAATTATCAAACAAGGTTATCTCTCCACCGCAAGAATGCCAAGGGGCAGTTTGGAGTGGGGTCTGCAGGTGGTActagttcattttctttgaattttgaattattgCCAGCGGTTGAATCTTTCAG GACACAGTTGATGGATGTAATGTCACAAATTGGTTTGTTTTCTTCTAAAACTGGTGATGAAGTGCAAAAACAACAGATAG TTCTAGAATTGCTGAAGAATGAGGAAGTGCATGGTGTTTTGGGGCGAGAGTCGTTGACTGAATCTGCATTTGTTGCAGAACTTGGAGCAAGGGCTCATGTGCCTGTTATATCCTTTACTGCAGAGAGCCAAGGCTTTTCCCATACTAAGAGCTCTTACTTTGTTCGAATGTCTCCAGATGACTTGTACCAAATCAAAGGTCTCGCGGCCATTTGCCAACAATTTGGATGGCATAACATAGTCGTTATCTATGAAGACAGTCGCCATGGAAATGTATTCATGTCTAAGCTAAATAAAGAATTCCAAGAAGTTGATATTCGTGTAGGATACTCGAGTGCTGTCTCTACATCAGCTGATGATGTTTACATTACAAAAGGACTAAACAAGTTGATGACCATGCAAACCAGGGTATTCCTGGTGCACATGAATACATTACTCGGATGTAGGCTTTTTCACCTTGCAAGAAAAGCTGGAATGATGACAGAAGGGTATGCCTGGCTCATTACTGATAGTTTCTCCAACTTCCTAAATTCTGAGGATTCTTCTTCTTTGGAAG TCtgggccttagcaatggcaatTGAAAAACTTCTGCCTGTGAGCTCTGATCTCCTACAGCTAAGCCATGGAGAAAATGAACGTGAGATTTCCAATTTAGGAATCTCCAAGATTGGCCAGAAGCTTTTGACCGAACTCTCCCATACAAAATTCACAGGCCTGAGTGGGAAATTCGAACTGGTTGATGGTGAACTGAAACCTTTAGCATTTGAGATATTCAATGTGATTGGAACAGGAGATAGGACAGTTGGATACTGGACTCCAAGTAGAGGAATTTCCAAAATATTAGGTTCAATTTCCGCAAAAGAACTCAAAGTAATTATGTGGCCAGGAGATACATTAGTACCACCAAGAGGTTGGGCTATTCCTTCAAATGGAAAACTTAAAGTTGGGGTACCTAAGAAAGAAGGTTTCACTGAATTTGTGAAAGTACAAGTAGATCCCTTAACAAATCAGCCTCAA CTATTACCTTTCAAGCTCGATTATGAGTTTGTGCCTTTTATGAATGCAAGTGGACATCGTAATGGGAGCTACGCTGATCTGCTTCATAGGATACTTGATCAG AGCTATGATTTTGTGGTGGGAGACATAACAATTCTGGCTGATCGAGCTGCATATGTTGATTTTACCCTCCCATATACTGAATCAGGAGTTGTTATGGTtgtcaaaaacaaaatgagcatAGATATGTGGATTTTCTTAAAGCCTTTAAGGTGGGATCTTTGGCTGGCCATCATTGTAGCATGTATCTTCATAGAAGTTGTTCCCAGATTAATGGAGCGTGAAAGAAACAGCACTGATGCTGGCTCTTCAATGCCCCGCGGGCAGCAAGTTGGCTTGTTCGTTTTTCCTATTGCAGCTCTTGCATTTCCTGAAA GGAACATGGTTTCTAACAACTGGTCAAGGTTTGTGTTAGTTGTATGGCTATTTGTGGCATTCATATTGATGCAGAGTTACACAGCGAAATTATCGTCAATTTTCACTGTTGATCAGTTGGAATTTTCATTTTCGGAGGAGTATTATGTCGGTCACCAGCATGGTTCTTTCACCAGAGATTTTTTGATTAATGAACTGCACCTGAATGAGTCAAAGTTGAGGAGCTACACAAGATTCGAGGACTATCATGATGCTATGTCTCGAGGTAGCAGGAAGGGTGGTATCGATGCCATTGTTGGTGAGACCCCTTACATGAAGCTTTTCCTGAACAGGTACGGTTCTGAGTACAGGATG GCTTTCCCAATTGGTTCTCCACTGGTTAGTTATTTCTCAAGGGCAATCCTTGACATAACCCAAGGTCCCAACATGACTACAATTGAGCAGAAAAACCTTGGACCTGGATATCCCTCTGATTCAGTTGATCGAGACGATCCAAATCTTACAGCATATAATTTTGGAGGCCTCTTCATAATCATCTGTTCAGCAGCCATATTTTCACTATTCTGCTCAGAGACCTCAGTTGGACAAAGATTTACTACTACGGCATCACATTATGGTCAAAGATGTTGTtgcagttttccaatttttagaGGCAAAGAATCAAGTGTTCATTCAGTAAGTGATACAGATGCCTCAGGTGAGTCCTCCAGTGAAGAAGCTAATGAAATTCAGGAGAGCAAAACAAATACGTCTGACAGACCAGAGGAAGTTGAGGTACTTGAGAGCAGCAGTGAAGATGTTTCAGCGGGAGAAGTTGGAAGTTCCTGA
- the LOC113692237 gene encoding glutamate receptor 2.8-like, translated as MQSIKNDRHMFFLFTLLSLMFRAQSVAASSEIHATARSTYSSINIGAVLDLNSPMGTMIDLCMSMALSDFYSIHSNYKTRLFLHTESAEEELDVASAVLEMLKNQEVHGVLGPEWSKEATFVVELGARAHVPVISFTAKNRAFSHSPSPYFVRTTPDDLYQVKSLTAICQGFEWHEVVILYEDTEYGNLFFSKLSKAFQEVDIQLSYISAISTSAEDVYITKELNKLMTKQTRVFLVHMNILLGNRLFNLARKAGMMSEGYAWLITDSLSNSLSSVDTASMEGVLGLRPHVPKSKNLNNFRAKWKRNALLRKPQSEIMELNVYGLWAYDTVWALALAIEKSLSPDSDLLKSSQGDDRSDISNITISQFGSRILAELLYTKFTGLCGEFKLVDGQLQTSAFEIINLIGTGYRTVGYWSPDGGISGKLASTGESTYSTSTKELRAIMWPGDTIVTPKGWSIPTTGKIKVGVPKKSEFTEFTNIQKDPVTNQFNFSGLSIDVFLASLKLLPFKLDYEFIPYLNTSTGLNGSYDHMLHKILDKVCLVSKTYDFVVGDVTILANRSTFIDFTLPYTESGVVMVVKNKKNIDMWIFLKPLRWDLWLTIVLACIFIGFVVRMLEHQRNNTNTGSLTPNEQPFGLFFWFPIAALAFPERNMVANKWSMFVLVVWLFVTYILMQSYTAKLSAIFTVDQLNFAFSKDYYVGYQHASFVHEFLINELHLDASKLRSYSTIEEYHDAMCRGGKKGGIDAIYGEIPYMKLLINRYGSEYRIVGPTHKTDGFGFAFPMGSPLVSYFSRAILNVTQGATMNVIEQKNFGPC; from the exons ATGCAAAGTATCAAGAACGACCGTCATATGTTCTTCTTGTTCACTTTGCTCTCCCTCATGTTTAGAGCCCAATCAGTTGCTGCAAGTAGTGAAATCCATGCAACTGCCCGGTCAACTTATTCCTCCATCAACATTGGTGCAGTTCTTGATTTAAATTCACCCATGGGCACCATGATAGATTTATGCATGTCCATGGCACTGTCAGATTTCTATTCAATTCATTCAAATTACAAAACAAGGCTATTTCTCCACACTGAGAGTGCTGAGGAGGAGCTAGACGTGGCTTCTGCAG TTCTAGAAATGCTGAAGAATCAAGAAGTGCATGGTGTCCTGGGGCCGGAATGGTCAAAGGAAGCTACGTTTGTTGTAGAACTTGGAGCAAGGGCTCATGTACCTGTTATTTCCTTCACAGCGAAAAACCGTGCTTTTTCTCATTCACCGAGCCCTTACTTTGTTCGGACAACGCCAGATGACTTGTACCAAGTCAAAAGTCTCACGGCCATTTGCCAAGGATTTGAGTGGCACGAAGTAGTTATTCTATACGAGGACACAGAGTATGGAAATCTATTTTTTTCTAAGCTAAGTAAAGCATTCCAAGAAGTTGATATTCAGCTCTCATACATAAGTGCAATATCCACATCAGCTGAGGACGTTTATATTACAAAAGAACTCAACAAGCTGATGACAAAACAAACCAGGGTATTCCTGGTGCACATGAATATTTTACTTGGGAACAGGCTCTTTAACCTTGCAAGAAAAGCCGGAATGATGAGTGAAGGATATGCCTGGCTCATTACCGATAGTTtgtccaactctttatcttctGTGGATACTGCTTCGATGGAAGGTGTTTTGGGGTTGAGGCCTCATGTACCCAAGTCCAAGAACCTAAACAATTTCAGGGCAAAGTGGAAGAGAAATGCACTCTTGAGGAAACCTCAAAGTGAAATAATGGAGTTAAATGTCTATGGTCTGTGGGCATATGACACAGTTTGGGCCCTTGCATTGGCCATCGAAAAAAGTCTCTCCCCTGATTCTGATTTGCTGAAGTCAAGTCAAGGAGATGACAGAAGTGATATTTCAAATATAACGATCTCTCAGTTTGGCAGTAGGATATTGGCAGAACTCTTGTATACTAAATTTACAGGCCTGTGTGGAGAATTCAAGTTGGTTGATGGGCAACTACAGACCTCAGCCTTTGAGATAATTAATTTGATTGGAACAGGATATAGGACAGTTGGTTACTGGAGTCCTGATGGAGGAATATCCGGCAAATTAGCTTCAACAGGTGAGTCAACATACTCAACCTCCACAAAAGAACTTAGAGCTATTATGTGGCCTGGAGATACAATAGTAACCCCCAAGGGTTGGTCTATTCCCACTACTGGAAAGATTAAAGTTGGGGTTCCAAAGAAAAGTGAGTTCACTGAGTTCACAAATATTCAAAAAGATCCTGTGACAAATCAATTCAATTTCAGTGGGTTGTCTATAGATGTATTTCTTGCTTCTTTGAAGCTGTTACCTTTCAAGCTTGATTATGAGTTTATTCCTTATCTGAACACGAGTACAGGCCTTAACGGGAGCTATGATCACATGCTTCACAAAATACTTGACAAGGTCTGTCTTGTCTC GAAGACTTATGATTTTGTGGTTGGAGATGTAACAATTTTGGCAAATCGATCCACATTCATCGATTTTACCCTCCCATATACTGAATCAGGAGTTGTTATGGTtgtgaaaaacaaaaagaacatAGACATGTGGATATTCCTGAAGCCTTTAAGATGGGACCTATGGCTGACTATAGTCTTGGCCTGCATTTTCATAGGATTTGTTGTCAGAATGTTGGAGCATCAGAGAAACAACACTAATACTGGCTCTTTGACACCGAATGAACAGCCATTTGGGTTATTCTTTTGGTTCCCTATTGCAGCTCTTGCCTTCCCTGAGA GGAATATGGTGGCAAACAAATGGTCAATGTTTGTCTTGGTTGTATGGCTATTCGTGACATACATATTGATGCAGAGCTATACAGCTAAACTATCAGCAATTTTCACAGTTGATCAGctgaattttgcattttctaagGACTATTATGTCGGTTACCAACATGCTTCTTTTGTTcatgaatttttgattaatgAGCTCCACTTGGATGCCTCAAAGTTGAGGAGTTACTCAACCATTGAGGAATACCATGATGCTATGTGTCGAGGTGGCAAAAAAGGAGGCATTGACGCCATCTATGGCGAGATCCCTTACATGAAGCTCCTGATTAACAGATATGGTTCGGAGTACAGAATTGTAGGGCCAACACACAAAACGGATGGCTTTGGTTTT GCATTCCCTATGGGCTCACCACTGGTTAGTTACTTCTCAAGAGCAATCCTTAACGTAACACAAGGTGCAACCATGAATGTGATTgagcaaaaaaattttggaccGTGCTGA